From one Asterias amurensis chromosome 10, ASM3211899v1 genomic stretch:
- the LOC139943047 gene encoding crk-like protein — protein sequence MSTTKTVPPWYFGKVSEEDARKGLADAMTGTYLVRDSSSRGSYVLSVNDNGVITNYDIRKTGQTLKIKDRNFADLDALIGYYQKYPLDTVWLETPCTKEGLPSPPISPSWHK from the exons CCCGTGGTATTTCGGCAAGGTGTCTGAAGAGGACGCACGTAAGGGACTGGCAGACGCGATGACTGGCACGTACCTGGTTCGAGATAGCTCATCTAGAGGAAGCTATGTACTCTCAGTCAA TGATAACGGCGTAATCACCAACTACGACATCCGCAAGACAGGTCAGACGCTGAAGATTAAAGACCGAAACTTCGCTGACCTGGACGCCCTCATTGGCTACTATCAGAAATACCCGCTGGATACCGTCTGGCTCGAAACGCCG TGCACCAAGGAAGGCTTACCATCCCCGCCCATCTCACCATCTTGGCATAAGTAG